The DNA region GTTAACCAAAGTTTGGCAAACTGCCTCAGAAGAACTTTACAAAAACACTCAGGGTCCTAGCCAAGAAGGTGGTCAAACACCACCATCAGATTCATCATCTTCAAATAATGGAGAAAAGAATAAAGAGGTTACTGATGTTGATTTTGAGGAAGTTAAATAACATACTTTTGAATCTTTTAAAGCCCCCTCCTTTGGGGGCTTTTCTTTTTGTTAGCAATAGGTTAACTTTGAACAAAAAAAGTATGAACTTCATCAGACTAGTTATCATTCTTTTCTTTCTTTCAATTGCTCCTACTTCTCAATCCAGCAATTTTTATCAGAATGATACATTATTTAATCAGAAAGATAAAAACAACCTTAAGCAAGGATTCTGGAAAAAAGTTTTTCCAAATGGAAAAATTGCCTATCAAGGTTTCTTTAAGGATGACAAACCACGTGGTACTTTTAAGCGCTACCATGAAGTTGGTACTATTAAAGCAATATTGTTATATAATAACGATGGCACATCATCAAAAGCAAAACTATTCTACACAAACGGGAGTCTTGCAGCAGAAGGGTTGTTCTTCAATAATCAGAAAGATAGTATTTGGAAATATTATAGTCCAGCTCATAGATTGGTTTTTGAGGAATCCTTTAAAAAAGGCTTAAAAGATGGTCTTTTTAAGAGTTACTACGAAGATGGAACTGCGTATGAAACCATTAGTTGGAAAAACGGAAAAATACATGGTGATTTAATTCAATACTATAAGGATGGTTCTTACAAAACCTATGTAAAATTTATTTCAGGAATTCAGCAAGGTGCTGTAAAAGTATATTACTTCGATGGGAAAATTAGGGTTGAAGGAAGTTATAAAAATGGCTTAAAAAATGGTATATGGAAAATCTATGATCCAAATGGGAAATTAACAGGAGAAATTAAGTATATCAATGGAAGTGCTGAGAATAATGATAAACTAATTGAAAAGGAAAGCGAATTACTACAACAAGTTATCTCAAAAGCAGGAACAATACCAGAACCAACAATTGAAGATTTTTTAAGGCAGTCTGGAGGATATTAATTATAAACAGCTATGCTCGCCTCTGATAAAATAACCTTATTTGAACTAAACCAGAAAGTAAAGGAAACCCTATCCCAATCCTTTCAAACAAACTATTGGATTGTAGCCGAGGTGAGCGAGGTAAAGGAGAATAGTTCAGGGCATTGTTATCTTGAACTAATTCAAAAAGATGAACTCCAGGATTACCCTAAAGCCAAAGCACGCGCAACCATATGGGCTTATACCTATAGAATGCTTAAACCCTATTTTGAAACAACAACAGGGAGATCAATCTCTTCAGGCATTAAAATACTAGTTTTAGCGGAAGTTGTTTTTCATGAAGTTTTTGGATATTCGTTAAATATAACGGATATTGAACCTAATTACACCATTGGTGATATAGAGCAAAAACGCCGTGAGGCAATTGAGAAACTTGTTGTAGAAGGCGTATTTGATATGAATAAAGGGCTTGAACTACAAGTACCGCCTAAAAGAGTTGCTGTTATTTCATCCTCATCAGCCGCTGGTTTACAAGATTTTATAAACCAACTTCATACAAATAATTACGGGTATAAAATTGAACATACCTTATTTACTGCTATAATGCAAGGGAGTTCAGCAGAAGAGTCAATTATTAATGCACTGAATAAGATAAATGAACAATACTACAATTTTGATGTAGTAGTTATTATTAGAGGTGGGGGTTCACAGGCTGATCTTGCCTGTTTCGATAGCTATTGGCTTGCTGCTCATGTTGCACAATTCCCACTGCCTATAATCACTGGCATTGGGCACGAAAAAGATATATCAGTTGTTGACTTAGTTGCCCACACCAAACTTAAAACGCCAACTGCGGTTGCTGATTTTATAGTTAGCAAATTCATTGAAGCAGAATCTATTTTGCATGATTTAAAGGATAGATTAGAATTTATTATTGAGGAAAATTTAACCACTGAAAAGCTTCAATTCGAAAGAAGATTATCCTCAATAACACCTCGGATATTTCAAGAAATATCAAAAGGCGAGATTAATATAGAACGATTATATCGAAAATATTCATATTCATTAAATCAACTCATATTAAACGAGCGCTCAAAAACAACTAAAGCGGCTAAAACGTTTGAACTTTTATCGTTAATGAAAATAGCAAAATCATATAACAACATCAACCAGTTTAAGAGTTTTTTAAATAATTATTCACTACGATACTTGGTAAATCAAAATAATTTACTGGAAATAATTCACAAGACAAACACATCATCCGATCCATCAAATATCCTCAAGCGAGGGTATTCAATCACCCTTCATAATGGAAAAATCCTTAAAGATTCAAAACTGGTGAAAAAAGGTGAAACAATAACAACCAAACTAAATAAAGGGGAGTTGAATAGTAACGTAATTTAAGCATTAAAATCCTTTCAACTCTTTCTTAAGTTTTTGCTTTTAATAGATGTTTTTTATATTTTGCCGTTTCAAAAAAAAGAAACCTTGATTAAAATTAAATTATATATCCTTTTCATTCTCGGTTCAGGTTTGATAAATATATCTGTGGCTCAACAGGCTATTTCGAGAAACAAGATTGATAGCCTTCTAAAACTTACCAAGAGCGCTTCAGAAGAGAGTAAAGTAGTCATCTACAAACAAATATCAAGTTTTTACCAAGGAAAGAACAACGACACTGTTTTCTATTATGCCAACTTATCTCTTGAATCAGCAAATATTGATAAGAGTGATAATAGTTTTTACGAAGCCTTCAAAAGTTTAGGCAACGCTTATGCCGATAAGTTTGACTATGCCCATGCACTTGAATACTTTTTAAAATCGAAAGAGTATTGTAAAAAAGCCAATAACAAATCTAATATAATTGACATCCAAATTTTAGTTGGTAAAGCATACAGAAATATTAAAAGATTTAGTGATGCAATAGATTCTTATAAAGAGGCTTATGAAGTTGCAAAAGAAATTGGAGATTTTAATAATGAAGGCACTCTTCTTTTCAAAATTGCGAATGTATACTATGATATAAATGATTTAAATAAAGCCTTAGAATATGCAATAAAATCCGCAAACATATTTATTGCCAATAATATAGAACTGGATAAAGCAAAGGCTTACAACTTTATAGGTTATGTGCATATGGTTTTAAAGAATAATGATCTTGCTGAAGAATACTATGAAAAAGCTTATAACTTATATTTGAAGGGAAATGATTTAGTGGGGCTATCTGTGGCTCTTAATAATCTAGGAGTCATGTATAGTACCAATAAAAATAATCAAAAAGCTATCGAATTTTATTCCAAATCGCTTGTTTACGCAAAACAGCAAAACGATGATGATGCTATATCCACCGCAATGAACAATATCGGAATGATTTACGTTGAAATGGGAGAAATAGAAAAAGGACTTAAATACTATTTCGAATCGCAAGAATACAGCGTTAAACTCTTTGACAAAACTGGTTATATAAATACTTTCAACAATATTGCTGCTGCCTACCTACAAGCAGGCAACTTACAAAAGGCTAATGAGTATGTGAACAAAGCCCTTCCTTTTGCAGGGAAACTTACTGACCTAGCATATATTCAGGAATGCTACCAAATACTTTCCCAGATCTATTCTATGAAAGGAATGTTCAATAAAGCGTTTGAATATAAAAGTTTACAACTAGCCTATAATGATAGCCTTTACACACGTCAGCAAACAAGTAGTATTCTTGAAATGCAAACCCGATTTGAAACAGTAGCTAAAGAAAAAGAGATTCAACTACTTAAAAAAGATAGAGAGATTGGCGTCCTTGAGGTTGAACGTCATAAAAGTTTTCAGAAATATTTAGTAATATTTTCTATTCTACTTCTTATATCAGTGATAATTTTCAGCCTAAGAATCAAACGAAAAAATAACTTACTCCTTTCAGTAAAGAATAGAGAACTTGAACAAATCAACAAAAAATTAATAGAATCTGAGCAAAATCTTATAGAACTTAATGCCACAAAGGACAAGTTTTTCTCAATAATTGCTCATGATCTAAAAAATCCTTTCAACGCACTGCTTGGATTCAGCCAACTGCTCGAACGAAATTATGATACCTATACAAAGACCGAGATTAAAGAATATATCAACGTAATTTACGAATCATCTCAAAGCCTTTTCAAATTACTAGATAATTTACTTCAATGGTCAAGAACTCAAACAGGTTCAATTACTTATAATCCAGAAATTTTTAATTTATTGCCAGTTATCAAACAGGAGATTACTTACCTTCAATTCTATGCTGATAAGAAAAAAATCGCCATTAAAGTTACAGTCGATAGCACTATCTCTGCTTTCGCAGATAAAAATATTATATCAACAGTAATCAGAAACTTGATTAACAATGCCATTAAATTCACAAATTCAAACGGTAAGGTCGAAATTAGGGCTGTTGAAACTATAAATGAAATCGAAGTATCAATTGCTGATACTGGTGTTGGCATCGATGTAGATGATTTAGAAAAACTTTTTCAGCTAAACAGCTCAATCTCAAATAAAGGAACAGCAAACGAAGAGGGAACTGGTCTAGGATTACTACTTTGCAAAGAATTCATTGAAAGAAACGGTGGAAGAATTTGGGCCAACAGCAATAAAGGTAAAGGAAGTACATTCTACTTTACATTACCAAAAGAAACAGCAATCAATTAGCATCAAAGAGTCTTTGAATTAATTAGCATTTAATTTATCATTGATTCTTGTTAAATTCTAAAAAACCTTTAATGAATTTTCAGAAAGTTCTTATATTATCTTTTTTCATTAATATTTGTTTTGCAGGAAAGGTTCATCCGCAAAGCCAAATAAGAGTTGACAGCCTTCTTAAACAGGCAAACTTATTTATTACTGAAGATCCTCTAAAAACACAAACAATTTCTAGAGAGGCAATTTCAATCTCAAAGTCTATTAAAAATCAATTATTACTAATTGACTCATACCTTACATACGCTGAATCGTGCATAAATATTACCTCATTTAATGATGCGAAAAAATATATTGACTCCGCACTTGTACTATCAAAAAAGAAAAACCTCCCAAAACAATGGATTAACTGCTTACTATTATCAAGCAGGATAGAAAGTGAAGCAGGTGAAGCAAGTCAATTCCTTAGGGTAATTTCTGAAGCTAAAAAACTAGCGAAAGAGAAAAATATAACTGAGGATGAGGTAAGAATTGAGCTGTTAATTGGCGATTTTGATAAATCAACTGGTGATTTTGATAAATCAATTATCAGCAAAAGAAGAGCATTGGAAATTGCTACAAAAGTTATAAAGAAAAATCTTATTGCCGATTCTTGGAATAGCCTAGGTAGTACTTATTGGTATTTTAGTCATTTTCAAGAAGCACTTGAATGTTACTATAAATCATATATAATTAGAGAGGATGCTAAAGATACCATCGGGTTAATTGCATCGCTAAAAAACTTGGGTTTAGTTTATCGAGAGCTAAGTAATTTTGATAAAGCCATTAGCCAGTTGAACTTAGCATTAAAACTATCGGATGAGATTAAGAACAACGAAGAAACTTCAGAAGTTCTAAATCTTTTAGGTAGTCTCCATTTTCGCTTTAACCGATACAATGAGGCCATCCTATATTACAAACAAAGTTTAGACATTAAAAACAAAAGTGGTTTTATCATTTCCTCTGCAAATACGCTTGAGAACTTAGCAAGAGTCTATTCGCAAAAATCAATGTTTGATGAAGCTTCAGAATCGCTTGATGAGGCTCTTAAAATCAGGGAAAGACTTCAGGATCAACTCGCAATCGCCTCAACGCTCAATGAGATGGGGAATCTCTATAATCAAAGAGGAAATATTGCCGAAGCGCTTAGAAGATACTTGATGTCACTTAAAATTAGGCAAAAAATCGGGAAAGATCAGGATATTGCTAAATCATTAACAAACATTGGGATAACCTACAGAAAGTTAGGCCTAACAAAAAATGCAACCATTTATTTAGAGCAAGCAAGAAGATTAATTTCCGAAGGGAAAAACCCATCAGAAGCTGCATATGTTCTAGTCAACCTAGGAAATCTATATATCGACCAAAAACAATATGATATTGCTTTAAAGATTTTTCAAGAAGCCCTCTCAATGAGAAAAAAGACAGGTGATGTTGCAAGTACTGCCAGAACAATTAGGAATATAGCGCAGGTTCAAATGCAAGTTGGGCAAATAGATCGAGCCAAGGACAACCTTAATCTCGCACTTAGTATCTCCCAAAAAATCAATAATGGTAAGGCCATTGCAGACACCTATAATGACCTAGGAAATCTTGAACGTCAATCTGGTAATTTTCAAGTAGCAATTAAATACTTCGAGAATGCAATTAAGATTTATGATGAGTCTGCCAATTTTGATGGTAAAGGGCTATGTCTAAGAAAAATTGGTGAAATTCAAATTAAGTTGGGAACACTTGATGTTGCTGAAAAAAATATTGATAGATCAATTGCCATTGGTAAAGAAATTGGCAATATGGTTTTGATCGAATATGGTTACTTGGCTAAGCATGAATTCTATAAAGCAACTAACAACTATAAATTAGCACTAGATTACTTTTCAAAACATATCAAAATTCGTGATAGTATAGACAACGCCCGAAAGAATGAGAAGAATCTTGAAGCCCAGCTCGATCTGGAACTCGACAAAAAGAAAGAAGAGATAAAATCGATGGAGGGAGAAGTTCAATACCTTAGGCAAGAGGCGCTTTTAAAAGAACTTGAACTTGAGAAGAAAAGGGTGTCGCAATATATTCTTATAGCATTTGGTATTCTAATATTAAGCCTCGCAAGTTTATCCTACCTTGGGTATTGGCAAAAGAAAAAACACAATAAAGTACTTGAAGAAAAGATTATTACAATTCGCGAAACCAACGACAGACTATATCAATCAGAGGAAGCCTTAAAACTAAATGTTCAAACAAAAGATAAACTATTTTCAATTATCGCCCACGATTTGAAAAGTCCCTTTAATGCCCTTGTTGGTTTAACCGAAATACTAAATCAAAAAGCAGGTAGTTTAAATCCAGATGAAATAAAGGAATACAGCCTACATATCAATAAATCCTCGAACAAAGTTCTAACGCTTATCGATAGTCTACTTAACTGGTCAAGGAGTCAATCTGGTAAAATAAAATTAATCCCTGAAACCATTAACATAAAGGAAGTTGCCGATTTGTGCCTTGAGGTAATTTCATTATCTGCAAAGGAAAAAAACATCACTATAAAATCGCGATTAAACAATACGGATGTAGCTTTTGCCGATAAGGAAACAATTACAACAGTAATAAGAAATCTCCTATCGAATGCAGTAAAATTTACCACAAAAAACGGGGAGGTAACAATCTGGGCTAATAGTAAAAATGAGGTGATTGAAATTTACGTTACCGACACAGGTGTTGGCATAAGTCGCGAGAATCAAACAAGACTATTTCAGGTAGATAAAAATATTTCAACAAAAGGAACTAATCAAGAATCTGGAACTGGGTTAGGATTAATTATTTGCAAAGAATTTATTGAAAAAAATAAAGGAAGTATAAGGGTTGAAAGTGAGTTGAACGTTGGAACATCTTTCATTATTACTTTACCAAATCATCCAATCAAAAACTAATTTGTATGTCGAAGAAACAACTTACTTATAGTGAGGCTATAGCTGAAATTGAGTCAATTATTAGTAAAATTGAGAATCAAGAACTTGATATTGACGAACTATCAGCTAATGTCAAACGTGTAGCAGAACTTCTGAACTTCTGCAAATTAAAACTAAAGAATACTGAAGAAGAGGTGCAAAAAATTCTCAAAGAATTTGACGATAAATAAAATCTTGCTGAGTTAAATTATTCCCACTTGCCAGCGTAAGGATTATAATTACATTTTCTAGGTTTATCAAATATATCATCCACAAATGCTCTGCAATCACTACATATGTATCTATACTCACAATCCTTACATATATGTATGTGATCTTTTGTGATTGACCAATACTTAGAAAATTCTTGTGTTTTTATTATTTTCCCAATACTATCACCGTTATTTACATTTCCATAACTATAATTGAATGCTGGACAGTTCTTTATGTTTCCATTGGAATCGATAGATACCTTTTTATTTAAGCATGTATTAAAGTGCTGTGCTTCAGTAAATGTATCAATATTTAGAGTAAACTTATCAATATCTATTTCTCCACAATCGTTACATGTTTTGATTACTTTTTTTGAATAAACAATTTTATCATTAAATGATTTTTCATTCTTGGGACTTGAATGAATTGAAACTACACCAATATTTGTAAATTCAGAAAATAATTTGTTTTCGTTTATATCATTCTCAATATTCTTATAATACTTTATAATGATATCAATATTTCTAAATATCTTATTGTTAGTATGATGAAGAATTTCACATAAATCACAAATACGTAAAATATCAAATGATCGTATCTCAATAAACTTACATTTTAATTCATCTAATTCATTGAATATCTTGCCATAGTCGTGCTTTGAGTTCTTATCAATATCTACTATTGCATTATTTATCAATTCAGGACATTCAAATTTTAGGTTTAAATCAGGGAAATTTTTAATTTCAGATATATCGCACCAAAATCCGCATTCGTTATTTTCTAAAAATTCAAAGTACTCATCTATAAACCGATGGTTTTCTTTGTCGTAATTGCGCTTAATCTCTGAAATTCCTTTGTTTTTATAAACAGTTAGTATTTCATATAAAACTTCCGGAATATTAATGAACTCTGCTCTTTGTAGATCACAAATTATATAATTGGTAAAACCTTTAACAGGTATGCAGCAAGCAAATAATTTAAAAATATCCATTTTCTATCCTTCAAAATATTTTAGAAATCGGTTTTTGTGGATACTTACAAACTGAATAATTTGTTTGATAGAAATCGCTCTTGACAAATCTATTAGGGCTACTATTTTGTAGTTTTATTCTCTTTAATAGTGAATGAGCATTAACAGGTAATTCTTTCACCAATAATCTCTTAACATTCTTATCCATTATCCTGAGAAATTAAATGTTTAGCTATTTCCTTTTCCAAATAATAGTTACATGGCTCAGAAACCATTCCAAACTGCCCTGCTGGGTTGATTTCTAAAAAAATATAATTCCCAACTTTATTTTTAATCATGTCTATGGAACCAGTTGTCAAATGAAGGTTTTGCATCAATAGAATTATCTTTTTCTCAATATCTCTGGGTAGTTTATACGGAACAAATCTATTTGGTTTATCCTCGTTGTAGTTGCGAAAATCAATTTTCGTTCGTTTATCACTCTGAGAAAATATTGCCATGGAATAGCATTTTTTATTCAAATAAAAAATTCTAATTTCATACCTTTTTTCAACTAATTTTTGAAAAAATGAAGGGGGAAATTCATCCGGAAGACCTAATATCTTCCTCTTAGATATAACATTTGTAATAGAGGTATAATAATTTCGCTCATCAAAAAAGAATAATGGGTCATTAAGGTCTTTAGAAATAATTTTTTTATGAGTATTAAAAAATTTGATCAGGTCCTTCCTTGTGGAACATATTTTAGTTTCTGGTATATTAAGTCCCACTTTGCTTGCTTCAACTAATACATGAATTTTGTTTAATGCTATTTTTGAAGGATGAGATAACCATTTTTTCTTATTCAAATACTTAAATAATAATTCTCTTAGAGATATTATGTTACTTGATTGATAAAAGATTAACTGATCCATAATAGAATAATCTATTTCACTATTGTTATACAGATCGTAAAAATCTCTATCCAACCATCTTCTAAACCAAACAAAACTTATTTTGCCAAAAGGAATTTCGATATCCTTATATTTAATCAATAGTTCTGAATTATCCAGAGAGATTTCAACATTGCCTTTTTGGGAAAATTCATCACCATTAATTCGAATAAAAAATTTTCCAAAAAAAACAATCCAATCAATTACTTCCTCTGTGGAAAGTTCTGCTTTTTCTTTTGATATTATCAATATCATTTTAGAAACAAGATCCCTTTTTAAATTTTAAGAGGCGTGCTCT from Bacteroidales bacterium includes:
- the xseB gene encoding exodeoxyribonuclease VII small subunit — translated: MSKKQLTYSEAIAEIESIISKIENQELDIDELSANVKRVAELLNFCKLKLKNTEEEVQKILKEFDDK
- a CDS encoding tetratricopeptide repeat protein, which produces MNFQKVLILSFFINICFAGKVHPQSQIRVDSLLKQANLFITEDPLKTQTISREAISISKSIKNQLLLIDSYLTYAESCINITSFNDAKKYIDSALVLSKKKNLPKQWINCLLLSSRIESEAGEASQFLRVISEAKKLAKEKNITEDEVRIELLIGDFDKSTGDFDKSIISKRRALEIATKVIKKNLIADSWNSLGSTYWYFSHFQEALECYYKSYIIREDAKDTIGLIASLKNLGLVYRELSNFDKAISQLNLALKLSDEIKNNEETSEVLNLLGSLHFRFNRYNEAILYYKQSLDIKNKSGFIISSANTLENLARVYSQKSMFDEASESLDEALKIRERLQDQLAIASTLNEMGNLYNQRGNIAEALRRYLMSLKIRQKIGKDQDIAKSLTNIGITYRKLGLTKNATIYLEQARRLISEGKNPSEAAYVLVNLGNLYIDQKQYDIALKIFQEALSMRKKTGDVASTARTIRNIAQVQMQVGQIDRAKDNLNLALSISQKINNGKAIADTYNDLGNLERQSGNFQVAIKYFENAIKIYDESANFDGKGLCLRKIGEIQIKLGTLDVAEKNIDRSIAIGKEIGNMVLIEYGYLAKHEFYKATNNYKLALDYFSKHIKIRDSIDNARKNEKNLEAQLDLELDKKKEEIKSMEGEVQYLRQEALLKELELEKKRVSQYILIAFGILILSLASLSYLGYWQKKKHNKVLEEKIITIRETNDRLYQSEEALKLNVQTKDKLFSIIAHDLKSPFNALVGLTEILNQKAGSLNPDEIKEYSLHINKSSNKVLTLIDSLLNWSRSQSGKIKLIPETINIKEVADLCLEVISLSAKEKNITIKSRLNNTDVAFADKETITTVIRNLLSNAVKFTTKNGEVTIWANSKNEVIEIYVTDTGVGISRENQTRLFQVDKNISTKGTNQESGTGLGLIICKEFIEKNKGSIRVESELNVGTSFIITLPNHPIKN
- the gwsS gene encoding grasp-with-spasm system SPASM domain peptide maturase; this translates as MDIFKLFACCIPVKGFTNYIICDLQRAEFINIPEVLYEILTVYKNKGISEIKRNYDKENHRFIDEYFEFLENNECGFWCDISEIKNFPDLNLKFECPELINNAIVDIDKNSKHDYGKIFNELDELKCKFIEIRSFDILRICDLCEILHHTNNKIFRNIDIIIKYYKNIENDINENKLFSEFTNIGVVSIHSSPKNEKSFNDKIVYSKKVIKTCNDCGEIDIDKFTLNIDTFTEAQHFNTCLNKKVSIDSNGNIKNCPAFNYSYGNVNNGDSIGKIIKTQEFSKYWSITKDHIHICKDCEYRYICSDCRAFVDDIFDKPRKCNYNPYAGKWE
- the gwsG gene encoding grasp-with-spasm system ATP-grasp peptide maturase, whose amino-acid sequence is MILIISKEKAELSTEEVIDWIVFFGKFFIRINGDEFSQKGNVEISLDNSELLIKYKDIEIPFGKISFVWFRRWLDRDFYDLYNNSEIDYSIMDQLIFYQSSNIISLRELLFKYLNKKKWLSHPSKIALNKIHVLVEASKVGLNIPETKICSTRKDLIKFFNTHKKIISKDLNDPLFFFDERNYYTSITNVISKRKILGLPDEFPPSFFQKLVEKRYEIRIFYLNKKCYSMAIFSQSDKRTKIDFRNYNEDKPNRFVPYKLPRDIEKKIILLMQNLHLTTGSIDMIKNKVGNYIFLEINPAGQFGMVSEPCNYYLEKEIAKHLISQDNG
- a CDS encoding tetratricopeptide repeat-containing sensor histidine kinase; this translates as MIKIKLYILFILGSGLINISVAQQAISRNKIDSLLKLTKSASEESKVVIYKQISSFYQGKNNDTVFYYANLSLESANIDKSDNSFYEAFKSLGNAYADKFDYAHALEYFLKSKEYCKKANNKSNIIDIQILVGKAYRNIKRFSDAIDSYKEAYEVAKEIGDFNNEGTLLFKIANVYYDINDLNKALEYAIKSANIFIANNIELDKAKAYNFIGYVHMVLKNNDLAEEYYEKAYNLYLKGNDLVGLSVALNNLGVMYSTNKNNQKAIEFYSKSLVYAKQQNDDDAISTAMNNIGMIYVEMGEIEKGLKYYFESQEYSVKLFDKTGYINTFNNIAAAYLQAGNLQKANEYVNKALPFAGKLTDLAYIQECYQILSQIYSMKGMFNKAFEYKSLQLAYNDSLYTRQQTSSILEMQTRFETVAKEKEIQLLKKDREIGVLEVERHKSFQKYLVIFSILLLISVIIFSLRIKRKNNLLLSVKNRELEQINKKLIESEQNLIELNATKDKFFSIIAHDLKNPFNALLGFSQLLERNYDTYTKTEIKEYINVIYESSQSLFKLLDNLLQWSRTQTGSITYNPEIFNLLPVIKQEITYLQFYADKKKIAIKVTVDSTISAFADKNIISTVIRNLINNAIKFTNSNGKVEIRAVETINEIEVSIADTGVGIDVDDLEKLFQLNSSISNKGTANEEGTGLGLLLCKEFIERNGGRIWANSNKGKGSTFYFTLPKETAIN
- a CDS encoding exodeoxyribonuclease VII large subunit; translation: MLASDKITLFELNQKVKETLSQSFQTNYWIVAEVSEVKENSSGHCYLELIQKDELQDYPKAKARATIWAYTYRMLKPYFETTTGRSISSGIKILVLAEVVFHEVFGYSLNITDIEPNYTIGDIEQKRREAIEKLVVEGVFDMNKGLELQVPPKRVAVISSSSAAGLQDFINQLHTNNYGYKIEHTLFTAIMQGSSAEESIINALNKINEQYYNFDVVVIIRGGGSQADLACFDSYWLAAHVAQFPLPIITGIGHEKDISVVDLVAHTKLKTPTAVADFIVSKFIEAESILHDLKDRLEFIIEENLTTEKLQFERRLSSITPRIFQEISKGEINIERLYRKYSYSLNQLILNERSKTTKAAKTFELLSLMKIAKSYNNINQFKSFLNNYSLRYLVNQNNLLEIIHKTNTSSDPSNILKRGYSITLHNGKILKDSKLVKKGETITTKLNKGELNSNVI
- a CDS encoding toxin-antitoxin system YwqK family antitoxin, whose amino-acid sequence is MNFIRLVIILFFLSIAPTSQSSNFYQNDTLFNQKDKNNLKQGFWKKVFPNGKIAYQGFFKDDKPRGTFKRYHEVGTIKAILLYNNDGTSSKAKLFYTNGSLAAEGLFFNNQKDSIWKYYSPAHRLVFEESFKKGLKDGLFKSYYEDGTAYETISWKNGKIHGDLIQYYKDGSYKTYVKFISGIQQGAVKVYYFDGKIRVEGSYKNGLKNGIWKIYDPNGKLTGEIKYINGSAENNDKLIEKESELLQQVISKAGTIPEPTIEDFLRQSGGY